The nucleotide window GTTCCAATGGCCACAAACGAATAACACAGGCAGTGGAGggcttgaaaaaagaaaaaaaaaggagaTCGGCAGTCCACCGGTGCCTATGGACAGCCATGACCTATacacttttcaaaaacttcaataaataaataacaTCGATTCTACTTTTATTTtaattttaaaaataacTTATCCAACACAACTTTATTTAGGCTCACCAACATGTTTGGTAAATTCATCCTCATGTCCTTTCCCGTGACTTTCTACCTGCAAAAGACCAGCTTCTTCTCCTGAGACTGAACCCGCTATTAGCTCCCCAGGTAGTCTTGCGTAGTTTTGCGATATATCGCTGCCTTCACTCAACGATCGAGCACAAATTATACTAGTCCGGTTTTTGCTATTTGGAGTCAATGAAGGGTCAAGTACAGACATACATCGGGCGTCACTATCACTGTGAACAGCCAATTCGTCGGCCTCTTCTAAGGAGTCTGTTGTCTGTAAAATGTCATTACACACGCGCCTTTCAGGATCGTCACCGGATGAACTCTCTTCTTGGATTATAGACTGCTGGTGTGATGATTGACGACCGATCTGCGTTCTCCCGTGTGCTCTACGATTCAAAATTGACCGCCTATTTGGATTTGGATTTGGATTTCGCTTGCTTTTCCAAGATGTTTGTTTCCCAAAACGAGGTAATACGGAATCCTTGATGGATGTTCGTTTTGTATTGCGCACATCCATCATCGAAGGCGATGAAGCCGTGGTAATATCATAGAAGGAATCAGTTCTGGAGCTTTTCTCCGACGCGCTTGATGCGCTAGACATTATGCTCAAATCTCTTCGAGCAATTCTCTGCTTATTCCCGAAAAACACCTTATCGTTGCTGACCGTATCTTGAATAACATTTCCTGTATACATTTGTGGCAAACTAGCCCTATTGGAATCTGCTATTCTGAATGAAGAGACATTACCATCCGTTGAGTACTCTGAGTTAAAAGTTTCATTGGAAATTTCAGAGTGCTGAGATACACCGGAAAAAGGTCTTGCCCGACTTGAAAGACtcaatttcagattttcATCAGAAGGCCGCGCGTTGTTAGTGGTTGATTCACTATCATAGTTTCCCATGGAAGTTTGGCGAGATATGTCACTGGATGTGGTCGATTTAAATCGTTTCAGCTTCCTTGCCTGCCTACCAGGTCCATCAATAATCTGGACACTTTTAGAATTCTCACCATGAATATCGCCTTCTGGATCCATGTCATGATCTCTCGGTACCAGCTGATTGAAGCTCCTGGATATTGACTTACTGGAATCAGATCTATTAgccctctttttttcataaacTCCTGGCGACTTTGCTATGTTCATTCGACTCTTTTGAGATTCTTCACTTGTTCTTTGTTTCCTATTATCAAAATGACTATTgtcattattattttttttatttttaaagaATTTAGTCATTTTGGTAAAGATATTATTCTTTCTGGGGGTACTACTATTGGAAGCTGGGTTACtattgattttgttgataacTGAAGAATCTATCTCTTGCAAAACATTAGGGCCGACCTGTTTCTTGAGAGGCGAGGAAGCCACAATGGAAACTGAGTCGC belongs to Zygotorulaspora mrakii chromosome 1, complete sequence and includes:
- a CDS encoding non-specific serine/threonine protein kinase (similar to Saccharomyces cerevisiae YPL150W; ancestral locus Anc_8.668), which codes for MVSVTPCTKFEQNQMKSIIGQSYNKLYGQFMSQELTEVGNYKILKQIGEGSFGKVYLACHKPTHRKVVLKTSDKNDPNVVREVFYHRQFDYLYITKLYEVIVTETKVWMALEYCSGKELYEHLLAMKRIPLDESAKLFAQIAGAVYYAHSLNCVHRDLKLENILLDKKGNAKLADFGFTRECVSKSSLETICGTTVYMAPELTQRKNYDGFKIDIWSLGVILYTMINGSMPFDEDLETKTKWKIVNEMPEFNEEIMDESSIDLISQLMAKDPNERPSMQKILSHPFLEPHGTFVLEKTNKILSKQRRGLNKFHSRTERKLLKRLKQSGFDTQAIKASIQKKRCDSLSALWLLLVEREKASEKNEKLNYPRRSRSVLSVRKVLDAASITDGRLIEEGFLAQQLDCRIATPLSKIMSRKSDSVSIVASSPLKKQVGPNVLQEIDSSVINKINSNPASNSSTPRKNNIFTKMTKFFKNKKNNNDNSHFDNRKQRTSEESQKSRMNIAKSPGVYEKKRANRSDSSKSISRSFNQLVPRDHDMDPEGDIHGENSKSVQIIDGPGRQARKLKRFKSTTSSDISRQTSMGNYDSESTTNNARPSDENLKLSLSSRARPFSGVSQHSEISNETFNSEYSTDGNVSSFRIADSNRASLPQMYTGNVIQDTVSNDKVFFGNKQRIARRDLSIMSSASSASEKSSRTDSFYDITTASSPSMMDVRNTKRTSIKDSVLPRFGKQTSWKSKRNPNPNPNRRSILNRRAHGRTQIGRQSSHQQSIIQEESSSGDDPERRVCNDILQTTDSLEEADELAVHSDSDARCMSVLDPSLTPNSKNRTSIICARSLSEGSDISQNYARLPGELIAGSVSGEEAGLLQVESHGKGHEDEFTKHVGEPK